The following is a genomic window from Aeromonas sp. FDAARGOS 1405.
CTCCTTACGAACAGGCCGCTACCCCAGCTGTTTGCGCAACACGAATTTTTGCACCTTGCCGGTCGAGGTTTTCGGCAGCGGGGTGAAGATGATGCGTTTAGGGGCCTTGAAGTGGGCCATCTGCTCCCGGCAAAAGGCGATCAGCTCCGCCTGGGTGGTCTCTCGCCCCTCTTTCAATTTCACGAAGGCGCAGGGCACCTCCCCCCACTTTTCATCGGGCATGGCGATCACCGCCGCTTCGTCCACATCGGGATGGCGATAGAGCACATCTTCCACCTCCAGACTGGAGATATTCTCCCCGCCGGAGATGATGATGTCCTTGGATCTGTCCTTGATCTCCACATAACCATCCGGGTGCCATACCGCCAGATCGCCACTGCGAAACCACCCCTCCGCCATCGCCTCGGCGCTGGCCGCCGGATTTTTGAGATAGCCCTTCATCACCACATTACCGCGCAGCACTATCTCCCCCATGGTTTTGCCATCTTTGGCCACCGGCTCGCCAGTGACCGGATTGATAACCCGCATCTCCCCCTGCAGAGGCGACGCAACACCCTGCCGTGCCTTGAGGCGGGAGAGCGCCGTGGCATCCTGCCCCTGCCAGCGTCTTTGCGGCTCGCACAACACGCAGGGGCCATAGGTTTCGGTGAGGCCATAGACGTGGGTCACGGCGATCCCCATCGCCTCCATCCCGGCGATCACGGTGGCGGGGGGCGCAGCGCCGGCGGTCATCACCTTGATGGGGAGATCCAGCCCCTGCTTGAGCGCCGGGCCGGCATTGTTGAGCATATTGAGCACGATGGGCGCTGCGCAAAAGTGACTCACCTTGTGCTCGTGCAGCGCCTCATAAATGGCGGCCGCC
Proteins encoded in this region:
- a CDS encoding acyl-CoA synthetase is translated as MTVQNIYERDLAKTAANFEALTPISFLGRAERVYPDYPALIHGPLRQSWGETARRCRLLASALRLSGIGEGDTVSIVAPNIPAMFEAHFGVPMSGAVLNTINTRLDAESMAFIFQHAQSKVVLVDREFGAVVRKALDLLERQPLVIAIDDPLYREGALVSELTYEAFIATGNGDEPGWLPQDEWKAISLNYTSGTTGNPKGVVYHHRGAHLNAINNVLSWELPKHPVYLWTLPMFHCNGWCFPWTLAATAGVSVCLRHVQAAAIYEALHEHKVSHFCAAPIVLNMLNNAGPALKQGLDLPIKVMTAGAAPPATVIAGMEAMGIAVTHVYGLTETYGPCVLCEPQRRWQGQDATALSRLKARQGVASPLQGEMRVINPVTGEPVAKDGKTMGEIVLRGNVVMKGYLKNPAASAEAMAEGWFRSGDLAVWHPDGYVEIKDRSKDIIISGGENISSLEVEDVLYRHPDVDEAAVIAMPDEKWGEVPCAFVKLKEGRETTQAELIAFCREQMAHFKAPKRIIFTPLPKTSTGKVQKFVLRKQLG